The following proteins come from a genomic window of Bradyrhizobium paxllaeri:
- a CDS encoding xanthine dehydrogenase family protein molybdopterin-binding subunit: MNLVTNNKWIGQRTIRPDGMDKVTGRAQFAADTTMPGMIWGKVLRSPHPHARIRSINTAKAEALPGVKAVVTSKDIVDFPIEKGAVMLGIQDMRWMCRNVMARDKALFPGHPVAAVAATTEAIAAEACKLIEVDYEVLPWSIEIDDALKPDAAILHEFNKFDGKPSNIAGRLEHKKGDIAEGFKKADVIIERTFTTRPVHQGYIEPHACLISVAPDGKTTIWSSSQGQFMVRAMTSMLTGIPQSDIRAIPAEIGGGFGGKTIVYLEPLATLLAKKSGRPVKMVMTREEVMRATGPTSGSKSTVKIGATKDGKITAAHGTFYLQAGAFPGSPIRGAAGCSFTPYDIPNLLSEGFDVCSNRSKVAAYRAPGAPIGAYAVECVLDEVAERLKMDPLDFRLKNAAREGTKAAHGPVFPRIGYVETVEAAKASPHYAAPLGDGQGKLRGRGVASGFWFNAGGESSAQVNITEDGNVVVTTGHPDIGGSRAGIANICAELLGIDYRRVSVIIGDTQTVGFSNLTGGSRVLFASSMVVTQSTEKIIQTLRERAAKIWEIDPEAVKWEDGAAHPVSPNAGQFEPLTLQQLAEKAPAMGGPIGAGVQLNTQGADGGFGTHVCDVEIDVDLGIARVIRYTAVQDVGRAIHPGYVEGQLQGGVAQGIGWALNEEYIYTKEGKVDNPGFLDYRMPVCSDLPMLDCIMVEIPNPKHPQGVKGVGEVPLVPVMAAVANAIYNALGKRFYALPMSPPKVLEVLEAPTQQAAE; this comes from the coding sequence ATGAATCTCGTCACCAACAACAAGTGGATCGGCCAGCGCACCATTCGTCCTGATGGCATGGACAAGGTCACCGGCCGCGCGCAGTTCGCCGCCGACACCACCATGCCAGGCATGATCTGGGGCAAGGTCTTGCGCAGCCCGCATCCGCATGCGCGCATCAGATCGATCAACACGGCCAAAGCGGAGGCGCTGCCCGGCGTCAAAGCCGTCGTCACCTCGAAGGACATCGTCGATTTCCCGATCGAGAAGGGCGCGGTGATGCTCGGCATCCAGGACATGCGCTGGATGTGCCGCAACGTGATGGCGCGCGACAAGGCGCTGTTTCCCGGCCATCCCGTGGCAGCCGTGGCCGCGACTACGGAAGCGATCGCCGCCGAAGCCTGCAAGCTGATCGAGGTCGATTACGAGGTGCTGCCGTGGTCGATCGAGATCGACGACGCGCTCAAACCGGATGCAGCGATCCTGCACGAGTTCAACAAGTTCGACGGCAAGCCTTCGAATATCGCCGGCCGCCTCGAGCACAAGAAGGGCGACATCGCAGAAGGCTTCAAGAAGGCCGATGTCATCATCGAGCGCACCTTCACCACGCGCCCGGTGCACCAGGGCTATATCGAGCCGCATGCCTGCCTGATCTCGGTCGCGCCCGACGGCAAGACCACGATCTGGAGCTCCAGCCAGGGCCAGTTCATGGTGCGCGCGATGACGTCGATGCTGACGGGCATCCCGCAGAGCGACATCCGCGCCATCCCCGCCGAGATCGGCGGCGGCTTTGGCGGCAAGACCATCGTCTATCTCGAACCGCTCGCGACGCTGCTCGCAAAAAAATCCGGCCGCCCCGTGAAGATGGTGATGACGCGCGAGGAAGTGATGCGCGCGACGGGGCCCACCTCCGGCTCGAAGAGCACGGTGAAGATCGGCGCCACCAAGGACGGCAAGATAACAGCCGCGCACGGCACCTTCTATCTGCAGGCCGGCGCCTTTCCGGGCTCGCCGATCCGCGGCGCCGCCGGCTGCAGCTTCACGCCCTACGACATTCCGAACCTGCTCTCGGAAGGCTTTGACGTCTGCTCCAACCGCTCCAAGGTCGCGGCCTATCGCGCGCCGGGCGCGCCGATCGGCGCTTACGCCGTCGAATGCGTATTGGACGAAGTCGCAGAACGCCTGAAGATGGACCCGCTCGACTTCCGCCTGAAGAACGCGGCCAGGGAAGGAACTAAAGCCGCGCACGGCCCGGTCTTCCCGCGCATCGGTTATGTCGAGACCGTGGAAGCGGCGAAAGCTTCGCCGCACTATGCCGCACCGCTCGGCGACGGACAGGGCAAGCTCAGGGGCAGAGGTGTCGCCTCCGGCTTCTGGTTCAACGCCGGCGGTGAATCCTCCGCGCAAGTCAACATCACCGAGGACGGCAACGTCGTCGTCACCACGGGGCACCCCGACATCGGCGGCTCGCGCGCCGGCATCGCCAACATCTGTGCTGAGTTGCTCGGCATCGACTACCGCCGCGTCTCCGTCATCATCGGCGATACGCAAACCGTCGGCTTCTCCAACCTCACCGGCGGCAGCCGTGTGCTGTTCGCGTCGTCCATGGTGGTGACGCAGTCGACCGAAAAGATCATCCAGACGCTGCGCGAACGCGCCGCAAAGATCTGGGAGATCGACCCCGAAGCGGTGAAGTGGGAGGACGGCGCGGCGCACCCCGTGAGTCCGAACGCCGGCCAGTTCGAGCCGCTGACGCTGCAACAGCTCGCCGAGAAGGCCCCGGCGATGGGCGGTCCGATCGGCGCCGGCGTGCAGCTCAACACGCAGGGCGCGGACGGCGGCTTCGGCACGCATGTCTGCGACGTCGAGATCGACGTAGATCTCGGGATTGCGCGCGTGATCCGCTACACCGCCGTGCAGGATGTCGGCCGCGCCATCCACCCCGGCTATGTCGAGGGCCAGCTTCAGGGCGGCGTCGCGCAAGGCATCGGCTGGGCCTTGAACGAGGAATACATCTATACGAAGGAAGGCAAGGTCGATAATCCCGGTTTCCTCGACTACCGCATGCCGGTCTGCTCGGATCTGCCGATGCTCGACTGCATCATGGTCGAAATCCCGAACCCGAAGCATCCGCAAGGTGTGAAAGGCGTCGGCGAAGTGCCGCTGGTGCCCGTGATGGCCGCGGTGGCGAACGCGATCTACAACGCGCTGGGAAAACGCTTCTACGCCCTGCCGATGTCGCCGCCGAAGGTGCTGGAGGTGTTGGAGGCTCCGACGCAACAGGCGGCGGAGTAG
- a CDS encoding DinB family protein, translating to MNDVLPFRTMAYNNAWANHRLLTACLGLSPDEFTAKRTGFFPSLRATLNHILIIDHFYVDAMEGGTLGPAAFANDEPCATVAALKDAQAAVDRRLLKVVEALDGAGLQRIVSVHRETSIQRERMDRLLLHLFQHQVHHRGQAHSMLSGTSVSPPQLDEFFSVGEAPLRAVEFAELGWTEERIWGGANGRA from the coding sequence ATGAACGATGTCCTTCCCTTCCGCACCATGGCCTACAACAATGCCTGGGCAAACCACCGGCTGCTCACGGCCTGTCTCGGGCTGTCGCCGGATGAATTCACCGCGAAGCGAACCGGCTTCTTTCCGAGCCTGCGCGCCACGCTCAACCACATCCTGATTATCGATCACTTCTACGTCGATGCGATGGAAGGCGGCACGCTCGGCCCCGCAGCCTTTGCGAACGACGAGCCGTGTGCGACGGTTGCCGCGCTGAAGGACGCGCAGGCCGCAGTCGATCGGCGCTTGCTCAAGGTCGTCGAAGCGCTCGATGGCGCCGGACTGCAGCGCATCGTCTCCGTGCATCGGGAAACCTCGATCCAGCGCGAGCGGATGGACCGCCTGCTGCTGCATCTGTTCCAGCATCAGGTGCACCATCGCGGCCAGGCTCACAGTATGCTGAGCGGAACGTCGGTCAGCCCGCCGCAACTCGACGAGTTTTTTTCGGTCGGTGAAGCGCCGTTGCGGGCGGTTGAGTTTGCGGAGCTCGGGTGGACGGAGGAGAGGATCTGGGGCGGGGCGAATGGTCGAGCTTGA
- a CDS encoding VOC family protein → MTDQNPPATSPFQSIHAIDYTVIFVRDMAAMRRFYEDILRFPLTRELSAGWFEYQIGGNTLALARPSRTAKDAPTPKGSASLQLAFKVAAEDVDRCADELVRHGVDLLEPPKDQSFGHRTLFFRDPDGNLLEVYAEI, encoded by the coding sequence GTGACCGATCAGAACCCACCCGCCACTTCACCCTTCCAATCCATCCACGCCATCGACTACACCGTCATCTTCGTGCGCGACATGGCGGCGATGCGCCGGTTCTATGAAGACATCCTTCGCTTTCCGCTGACGCGCGAATTGTCGGCGGGATGGTTCGAGTATCAGATCGGCGGCAACACGCTCGCGCTGGCGCGGCCGAGCCGGACCGCGAAGGATGCGCCCACGCCCAAGGGGAGCGCTTCGCTGCAGCTTGCGTTCAAGGTTGCCGCTGAGGACGTCGATCGCTGTGCCGATGAACTGGTGCGGCACGGCGTCGATCTGCTCGAGCCACCGAAGGATCAGAGCTTCGGTCACCGCACGCTGTTTTTCCGCGACCCGGACGGAAACCTGCTGGAGGTGTATGCGGAGATTTAG